The Gemmatimonadota bacterium genome includes the window GTCGCTATCACGATCCCTATGAACCTGCGGAAGATGGCGATGCGGTGCTCACTGTTCGGGCGTATCCGTATGATGAAGCCGAGGAAATTGGGCGCGATCAATGGATGTTTGATCGGTTGGAAGACGGGCGCGCCGCGATCCGATTTCCACAGGGATTTGAACCGGGGCGCATTTACAATCTGGTTTATACGGGCAAAAATCCTGCTGTGATGGGCACGGGTTTTGCCGCGACCCGGGATTTTGTGTCGTTTTTGAAGTACGGGACGGATGGCAATCCGCTGGGCAATGCGATTGAGCGGGCTTATGCTTTCGGGTCGTCGCAAAGTGGGCGTTTTTTGCGGCACATGTTGTATGAGGGTTTTAATGGGGATGAGGCTGGACGAAAGGTTTTCGATGGGGTGTTTGCCAATGTTGCAGGCGGCGCGCGGGGATCGTTTAATCATCGGTTTGCACAGCCTTCGCGGCATGCCAGCGCGCATTTTGATGCGTTGTATCCCACGGAGTGGTTTCCGTTTACAGATTTACCGCAAACAGATCCCGAAACCCTGGAGAGGGGTGGCTTGTTGGATCGCTGTGACGCCGCGGGGGTGACACCGCGCATTTTTTATACCAATACTTCAACCGAATACTGGAACCGCAGTGCGTCTTTGATTCACACAGATGTGAACGGACAAGAGGATGTCGAGATTCATCCTTCGGTTCGCGTTTATCACTTTGCAAGTACAAAACACGGTCCGGGCGATGTGCCCAAAAAGCCGCGTCTAACAGTGCCCCCAAATCCCGTGAATTTTCGCTATGCAGAGCGCGCGCTTCTCGTTGCGTTAGACCGCTGGGTGCGCGAGGGCGTTGATCCTCCTGAGAGCAGGTATGGCCGCATTGCGGATGGTTCTCTGGTGGATGCTGACGATTTGAAATTTCCCACTATTCCCGACTTGCGAAGTCCCAGACGCATGCGGCGGCCCCTGCGATTGAACTGGGGGAGCAGATGGGATGCGGGTATTATCGATATCGAGCCGCCCGAAAAAGGGCGTCCTTTTGGGGTGCGCGTGCCTCAAGTCGATCGAGATGGCAATGAGGTCGCGGGTATTCGCATGCCAGAGGTGGTCGCGCCTCTGGGTACGTTTACGGGATGGCGGTATCGACAACGCGGCGCGACCGATGCGCTTGTTGGCCTTGATGGGATGTGGGTGCCATTTGCGCGCGATGAGGATGAGCGCGAGGGTGATTCGCGATTATCGATTGCTCAACGCTATGGCAGCCGCGAAGCGTATTTGGACTGCGTGGCGCAAGCCGCTCGGAAATTGGTGGAGGAGCAGTTGATGTTGCGCGAAGATGTAGATCGCGCTGTCGAACAGGCTGGGGAGATGTACGATTGGGTGATGATGGGGGCTGGAGACTGAGGGATTGCTACAAACCACTACCATCGGGAGGTGTTCCATGAAGCGCGTGATTAAACCCGAAGGCGCGTACCATGTCGAGATCGAAGAGGTGCCTTTGCCAGAGATTCGGCAGACAGAGGTGCTTATCAGAACGGAACGCACGCTGATTAGCAGGGGATCTGAGATCTGGCGGCGGTATGTGCGAGAAGAGGCGATTGATCACCAGA containing:
- a CDS encoding alpha/beta hydrolase domain-containing protein is translated as MLTQLEITSRETVLDGKLYGAVGAYEALCGSARFALDPNHKQNGAIVDLNLAPVDENGRVIFRADVHLLKPVDVARGNRTVFYNVDNRGRKNILPMFNLSTGSNMPESAAHFGDGFLMRQGYTVAACGWQADVPSEAEGAANLMTLDAPVVDVTGPVSCEIVVDAETDLHSLGSRYHDPYEPAEDGDAVLTVRAYPYDEAEEIGRDQWMFDRLEDGRAAIRFPQGFEPGRIYNLVYTGKNPAVMGTGFAATRDFVSFLKYGTDGNPLGNAIERAYAFGSSQSGRFLRHMLYEGFNGDEAGRKVFDGVFANVAGGARGSFNHRFAQPSRHASAHFDALYPTEWFPFTDLPQTDPETLERGGLLDRCDAAGVTPRIFYTNTSTEYWNRSASLIHTDVNGQEDVEIHPSVRVYHFASTKHGPGDVPKKPRLTVPPNPVNFRYAERALLVALDRWVREGVDPPESRYGRIADGSLVDADDLKFPTIPDLRSPRRMRRPLRLNWGSRWDAGIIDIEPPEKGRPFGVRVPQVDRDGNEVAGIRMPEVVAPLGTFTGWRYRQRGATDALVGLDGMWVPFARDEDEREGDSRLSIAQRYGSREAYLDCVAQAARKLVEEQLMLREDVDRAVEQAGEMYDWVMMGAGD